NNNNNNNNNNNNNNNNNNNNNNNNNNNNNNNNNNNNNNNNNNNNNNNNNNNNNNNNNNNNNNNNNNNNNNNNNNNNNNNNNNNNNNNNNNNNNNNNNNNNNNNNNNNNNNNNNNNNNNNNNNNNNNNNNNNNNNNNNNNNNNNNNNNNNNNNNNNNNNNNNNNNNNNNNNNNNNNNNNNNNNNNNNNNNNNNNNNNNNNNNNNNNNNNNNNNNNNNNNNNNNNNNNNNNNNNNNNNNNNNNNNNNNNNNNNNNNNNNNNNNNNNNNNNNNNNNNNNNNNNNNNNNNNNNNNNNNNNNNNNNNNNNNNNNNNNNNNNNNNNNNNNNNNNNNNNNNNNNNNNNNNNNNNNNNNNNNNNNNNNNNNNNNNNNNNNNNNNNNNNNNNNNNNNNNNNNNNNNNNNNNNNNNNNNNNNNNNNNNNNNNNNNNNNNNNNNNNNNNNNNNNNNNNNNNNNNNNNNNNNNNNNNNNNNNNNNNNNNNNNNNNNNNNNNNNNNNNNNNNNNNNNNNNNNNNNNNNNNNNNNNNNNNNNNNNNNNNNNNNNNNNNNNNNNNNNNNNNNNNNNNNNNNNNNNNNNNNNNNNNNNNNNNNNNNNNNNNNNNNNNNNNNNNNNNNNNNNNNNNNNNNNNNNNNNNNNNNNNNNNNNNNNNNNNNNNNNNNNNNNNNNNNNNNNNNNNNNNNNNNNNNNNNNNNNNNNNNNNNNNNNNNNNNNNNNNNNNNNNNNNNNNNNNNNNNNNNNNNNNNNNNNNNNNNNNNNNNNNNNNNNNNNNNNNNNNNNNNNNNNNNNNNNNNNNNNNNNNNNNNNNNNNNNNNNNNNNNNNNNNNNNNNNNNNNNNNNNNNNNNNNNNNNNNNNNNNNNNNNNNNNNNNNNNNNNNNNNNNNNNNNNNNNNNNNNNNNNNNNNNNNNNNNNNNNNNNNNNNNNNNNNNNNNNNNNNNNNNNNNNNNNNNNNNNNNNNNNNNNNNNNNNNNNNNNNNNNNNNNNNNNNNNNNNNNNNNNNNNNNNNNNNNNNNNNNNNNNNNNNNNNNNNNNNNNNNNNNNNNNNNNNNNNNNNNNNNNNNNNNNNNNNNNNNNNNNNNNNNNNNNNNNNNNNNNNNNNNNNNNNNNNNNNNNNNNNNNNNNNNNNNNNNNNNNNNNNNNNNNNNNNNNNNNNNNNNNNNNNNNNNNNNNNNNNNNNNNNNNNNNNNNNNNNNNNNNNNNNNNNNNNNNNNNNNNNNNNNNNNNNNNNNNNNNNNNNNNNNNNNNNNNNNNNNNNNNNNNNNNNNNNNNNNNNNNNNNNNNNNNNNNNNNNNNNNNNNNNNNNNNNNNNNNNNNNNNNNNNNNNNNNNNNNNNNNNNNNNNNNNNNNNNNNNNNNNNNNNNNNNNNNNNNNNNNNNNNNNNNNNNNNNNNNNNNNNNNNNNNNNNNNNNNNNNNNNNNNNNNNNNNNNNNNNNNNNNNNNNNNNNNNNNNNNNNNNNNNNNNNNNNNNNNNNNNNNNNNNNNNNNNNNNNNNNNNNNNNNNNNNNNNNNNNNNNNNNNNNNNNNNNNNNNNNNNNNNNNNNNNNNNNNNNNNNNNNNNNNNNNNNNNNNNNNNNNNNNNNNNNNNNNNNNNNNNNNNNNNNNNNNNNNNNNNNNNNNNNNNNNNNNNNNNNNNNNNNNNNNNNNNNNNNNNNNNNNNNNNNNNNNNNNNNNNNNNNNNNNNNNNNNNNNNNNNNNNNNNNNNNNNNNNNNNNNNNNNNNNNNNNNNNNNNNNNNNNNNNNNNNNNNNNNNNNNNNNNNNNNNNNNNNNNNNNNNNNNNNNNNNNNNNNNNNNNNNNNNNNNNNNNNNNNNNNNNNNNNNNNNNNNNNNNNNNNNNNNNNNNNNNNNNNNNNNNNNNNNNNNNNNNNNNNNNNNNNNNNNNNNNNNNNNNNNNNNNNNNNNNNNNNNNNNNNNNNNNNNNNNNNNNNNNNNNNNNNNNNNNNNNNNNNNNNNNNNNNNNNNNNNNNNNNNNNNNNNNNNNNNNNNNNNNNNNNNNNNNNNNNNNNNNNNNNNNNNNNNNNNNNNNNNNNNNNNNNNNNNNNNNNNNNNNNNNNNNNNNNNNNNNNNNNNNNNNNNNNNNNNNNNNNNNNNNNNNNNNNNNNNNNNNNNNNNNNNNNNNNNNNNNNNNNNNNNNNNNNNNNNNNNNNNNNNNNNNNNNNNNNNNNNNNNNNNNNNNNNNNNNNNNNNNNNNNNNNNNNNNNNNNNNNNNNNNNNNNNNNNNNNNNNNNNNNNNNNNNNNNNNNNNNNNNNNNNNNNNNNNNNNNNNNNNNNNNNNNNNNNNNNNNNNNNNNNNNNNNNNNNNNNNNNNNNNNNNNNNNNNNNNNNNNNNNNNNNNNNNNNNNNNNNNNNNNNNNNNNNNNNNNNNNNNNNNNNNNNNNNNNNNNNNNNNNNNNNNNNNNNNNNNNNNNNNNNNNNNNNNNNNNNNNNNNNNNNNNNNNNNNNNNNNNNNNNNNNNNNNNNNNNNNNNNNNNNNNNaaaaaaaaaggaaagaaagattattcagtttttgtattgttttaacTTGCCTTGAAGTCGTCCTAGCTAGTCTCCTAAAAAGTTATAATAGGTCGATTCCTGGAAAACGAAATGATATATAGACATTTTAGTCTCAATTGGAAATGTGTGTACATGAAAATTCTCAATATTGCGCAATTGCGCTTATATAAACTCTATTAAGATCAATATGTAGTACTTATGTTATTAAATCAGCCTTTATTTTAGGTTTTAACTAGTTCCTGTTTCAATATTTCATTACCATTTACTATCAATGGCTTTCAATTTTTGCCTCAAGaatattattattcttcttctttttttcattcttagCCTATGTCCCTTTATAGTAACTTCCCGTGACTTAAAAGAATTATCCATGCTTGAAAGGCATGAAAAATGGATGGCTCGTCATGAACGTGCATACAAAGATGAGATAGAAAAGGAACATCGCTTcaaaacatttaagaaaaacGTTAAGTTCATCGAATCGTTCAACAAGAACGGAACTCAGCGTTATAAGTTAGCCGTCAACAAATATGCTGATCTGACCACTGAGGAATTTACAGCATCATATATGGGGCTCGACACTTCATTATTATCCCAGCAAGAATCAACAGCTACAACAACGTCCTTTAAATATGGTAGTGTGACTGAAGTTCCATATAGCATGGACTGGAGAAATTCGGGCAGTGTCACAGAAATCAAAGATCAAGGTGTATGTAGTAAGTGCTCCCtccgtccatttttatttgtcatgttgcgcttttcgaaagtcaatttgattaattttcaaggttaaattaaattacattaattcgatattttaaacaaaacaattagatattcaaaaacggtaggaaaagtactataaagtgcatttttttgcatatcaatatgatgaaaaaatacatttgaCTCTAAGAaaggaaactatgacaatttaaaatggacgaatataatattaatttgatataatcgTAGTTTGACTAGacatgataaatatatttttccaacTTGGGGTGATGTATATATCAGAACACATTTTATGGagaatcttagtagctcagttggttgACTACCTACACTCTCACCTTGTTGATGACGATTCCATTTCTCAAATTGTAGGTCTCTACTCCCCTACCCCCAATTTTTCCAAACAAATTAAGCCTCTAGAATTATGTGGTCTTTAAAATACCAGGAGACCATTTGTGTAGCTATAAAAGCTGGTCCTTAAAAGTtactaaaaatttataaatatgtcattatatttttaaatagactAAGGCTTGAATATCTGCATCCCAGGCTGTTGTTGGGCATTTTCAGCGGTGGCGGCTATAGAAGGAGCATATCAAATTGCGAACAACAAACAAATTTCACTTTCAGAACAACAACTGATAGATTGCTCTACACAAAACTATGGTTGCAAGGGTGGACTAATGACTAACGCCTACAACTTCTTGCTTCAAAATAATGTGGAGGGCATTACCACGGAGAGTAACTATCCTTATGAAGAAACTCAAAGCATTTGCAGCACGGAATTACAATCAGCAGCAGTGACAATCAGTGGGTACGAAGTTGTACCAGCCAGTGAATCTGCCTTACTACAAGCCGTAGCGAATCAACCGATATCTGTTGGTGTTGCTGCTAACGAGGAGTTTCACTTTTACAATGGTGGGATATATGAAGGAAGTTGTAGCCGTATGCTGAATCATGCAGTGACAGTGATAGGTTATGGGACAAGTGAAGAAGATGGTACAAAATATTGGATAGTGAAGAACTCATGGGGGAGGAGTTGGGGTGAGGAAGGATATATGAGAATTGTTAGAGATGTTGGGGTTGATGGTGGCCATTGTGGCATTGCTAAAATTGCTTCTTTTCCAACTGTTTGAATTGTTATGCTAAAAGGCATAAATTCCCTCCTTAACTTGTgtcgaaaagtcagttacacgcttaaactattGTAACGACGTATTACACATCTAATTTTATTCAAAGTGATATTAATACCCTCTTAGAACGTGACATGACAAAGAAAGTGTCTTCACCTTCCTTAAGGTgcgtgaaaagaaaaaattatatgttaaaaTGACGAATTTCAACACATGACACTATTTTATTGGTcatataattatgtattataatttttaatatattaattattttatttttctttttttaatctttttattagTGGCCCAATTTCTTGAGTCAATTCTCTAAATGGTCACCCAAGTTTAGAGAATTgccttgaaatatcatttatgtttcatttagaaccaaaatatcactcaactatcactattttcctccaaatatacttgacacTCCAAAAGCCCCACTCTCTCCTATTTGGCATGACATCTcattaaagtctttttttttttaataatagacctatttaattcattaaactcatttaactaaaataagccatgatcatattatttttttaaaagttacattagtttattaagaataaattttcatacttaagaatattttatcataattaaactttttatttttttatgttatgaagaatAGGTTTTTAAAACGTattataatatcattaattttgaatacttataaacacatacattcaaaaaaaaaattgatatacaaATCACGCATGAATGCTAATTAACTTACATTAGTTAATCATAAATTgtataataaatcaataatattaaaggtcaattaactattacaataatattaattgtgtattttgaaattcatgcttacaatatttttttaaaaaaaaaatagaaagtgaataatattatatttttgatccaaaaaataatacaaaatacctCAAAAGTCTCCTTCTATTCTAGTTGATACGTCATGTcattaaatcatcattttaaaaaataatagacctatttaattcatcaaacttatgtctctacaaaacaaatatataaattacatgAGACTTTGtgaagattataaaaaaaataaaaaatctaattcctttatatatttttactaaacaaaattcaatgaaaaaatctctgTGTACAATTATTACCCggtagtttttaaaatttctaagtaaattatttgaaaattttaagaaatttttttcataaaagtattcaaataaatttgtaaggTTGACAAAAAAGTTGGtatgaaagagaaaattattatttagcttttttttaatttaatttttttattattgttttattctatattatattatattataacttCTCATACAATTAAACAccaatatatattcttatctcatcccaaatttatgaaatacaagtaataattatttgaattgcctattttaattcaataatatacatattatatgagattaatatactgataaataaagatcaaaatttattttctaatataaatattattcactttctattttcttttcaaaaaaaagatattgcaagtatatatgaatttcaaagcacccaattaattattttttagtagtTAATTGATCCTTAATATTATTGATccattatataatatatgattaattgATGTAAGTTGACATTCGTAAGtgatttatatatcaatatttttttttgaatatatgtgtttataattattcaaaattgatggcattatgataatttttaaaaaactattcatcatcacataaaaaaataaaaaagtaataattatgataaatgattcttaagtatgaaaatttattcttaataaactaataaatctttaaaaaaaatatgatcattattttagttaaacgggtttaatgaattaaattagtatattattataaaaaaaaaactttaatgacATGTCATGCCAACTAGGAGAGAGTGAGACTTTTGGAgtgtcaagtatatttggaggaaaatagtgatagttgagtgatattttggtcctaaatgaaacataaatgatatttcaaggcAATTCCCTAAACTTGGGTGATCATTTAGGGAATTGACTCCAATTTCTTTAaagctttttcatttttctttattttgagttCTTCTTCTTAAGGAATCACTGCATTTGTCGCCATTGATTGTTTGATAGAAGCACATTCAACACTCGACCCATAAATATGAACTCTTAAAAATAGAAAGGGTGGAGAAGATGATGACTTTCATCGAAAAGTCAATAATTTTCAACTTATAGTTCATGATTTTTCTGCTTGAACTCGCTGGAGGATTCACCGAAAAAGATTCATGAGAAAGATAATTATTTCTATTGAAAATTCTATGACATTTATGcataaaattcatgattatattgtctaaatttttcaaaagttcaCCGAAGAAAATGATTTCTCAATCTTTGTCTTCTCTATTCTCACCGGAGAACTACCAACAACCACTACAATGTTATTTTTATGTCTCATATCATCAATAGCATATTTGATTTATCaattaca
The Solanum stenotomum isolate F172 chromosome 12, ASM1918654v1, whole genome shotgun sequence DNA segment above includes these coding regions:
- the LOC125848206 gene encoding zingipain-2-like, which codes for MAFNFCLKNIIILLLFFILSLCPFIVTSRDLKELSMLERHEKWMARHERAYKDEIEKEHRFKTFKKNVKFIESFNKNGTQRYKLAVNKYADLTTEEFTASYMGLDTSLLSQQESTATTTSFKYGSVTEVPYSMDWRNSGSVTEIKDQGVCSCCWAFSAVAAIEGAYQIANNKQISLSEQQLIDCSTQNYGCKGGLMTNAYNFLLQNNVEGITTESNYPYEETQSICSTELQSAAVTISGYEVVPASESALLQAVANQPISVGVAANEEFHFYNGGIYEGSCSRMLNHAVTVIGYGTSEEDGTKYWIVKNSWGRSWGEEGYMRIVRDVGVDGGHCGIAKIASFPTV